From the genome of Candidatus Hydrogenedentota bacterium:
GCTGGCTGGTGTGGAACGACAGCGTGTACGTTTCTTGCGCAGGGTTCTCGCCGGTTGCGGTAATCGTGGCGTCGTTGGCGGCTCCGAGCGTTGTGCCGTGCTCTGCCGTTGCGCGGTCGGGGAACAAGGGCAGCCAATCGTTCTTTTCGGCGGCGATGCGTGCCAGAACGTCCTTTTCCCATGCGTCTTGGGCAACAGCCAACTCGGGAGTGGGCGTGTCGAGGGCCGTCTTCAGCGAGGCGATGTGCGCGTCGAGACGGTTCAGTTCGGCACTTTGCTCGGGAGTTGGCAGCGGCAACGTTGGCGTCCAGGGACCGCCCGCCGTGTAGACGGGTTCTTCCTTAATGTCGGCGAAGAAGGCCGAAAGGCTGTAGAAATCCTTCATCGTGAAGGGGTCGAATTTGTGGTCGTGACATTCGGCGCAACCCATGGTTGACGCAAGCCAGACCGACGACGTGGTGCGAACGCGATCAGCGGCGTACTTCGCGATGTACTCCTTGGGTTGCGCGCCGCCTTCGGCGGTGAGTTGATTGAGGCGGTTGTAGCCCGAGGCGATCTTCTGTTCGAGGGTGGCATTGGGCAACAGGTCGCCCGCGAGTTGTTCAATCGTGAATTGGTCGAAAGGCTTGTTCTGATTGAAGGCGTTGATCACGTAGTCGCGGTATGCGTAGACCTCGCGGAACTCATCGCCGTGATACCCGTTGGTGTCGGCGTAACGCACGAGGTCCAGCCAATCGACGGCCATGCGCTCGCCGAAGTGCGGAGAAGCGAGCAGCGTCTCGACGAGGTTTTCGTAGGCGTTTGGCGAGGTGTCGGCGATGAACGCATCGACGTCTTCGGGTTTCGGAGGAAGGCCAAGGAGGTCAAAGGAAAGCCGGCGAATCAACGTGCGGCGGTCGGCTTCCGGCGACGGTGTCAGGCCGGCGGGGTCCAACTTTGCGAGTATGAATCGATCGATGGGATTGCGGATCCAGGTATCGTTGGAGACGGAAGGCGGCTCGGGATGCGTGGGCGCAATGTAGGCCCAGTGGGGTTCATAGGTGGCGCCTTCGTCGATCCACTTGGCCAGTTTCTCGCGTTGCGCAGGCGACAACTGCTTTTCCGAGCTGGGCGGCGGCATCATGAGATCGGGGTCGTCGCTCATGATGCGGCGGACCAGCTCGCTGCGGCTGCTGTTGCCGGGGACGATGACGGTTTCGTCGCCGTGGTCCGCGATGGCGTATTCGCGGAGGTCCAAGCGGAGATTGGCCTTGCGCGCGTTTCGGTCGGGACCGTGGCATCGGAAGCAGTTGTCGGAGAGGATGGGCCGGATGTCGTGATTGAAGGTGAGCGTTTGTTTTGCGGGGATGGCGTCGGCAGCGGGAGGGGCTGCCGGAGGAGCAGGCCCTTCGCCTGGTTGTTGAGCCGGTTGTTCGGGAGCCGGTGCAGGCGCAGCAGGGGCTTCAGCGGGCGGAGCGGTTTCCGGAGGTGCGGGCTGGGCCGCGTCTGTTTGCGCCTTCTGCTTTTCGGCCGCGCCAGGGTTGCACTTCAGGCAAACCTCGCCTTTGGCTGATGCTTCTTTGCAGCAATCATGTCCGCAGGCATTGCCGGTTGCCAGCGCTTTAGCGCAACAGCTCTCGGCATCGAAGAGCGCGGCAACTTTCTTCTTCGCCTCCGCGCCGGGATTGCACTTCGCGCACACCTCGCCTTTCGCTGCGGCTTCTTTGCAGCAATCGTGGTCACAGGCCTTGGCGGATGCAAACGCTTTGGCGCAGCAGCTCTCGGCGTCAAAGAAGGGAGCAAGTTTTGCGAGATTGGCATCGGGTTCGGGCTTGGGATCGGCTTTGACGGCAACGCCGAGATTCACGTTGAGTCCGGCGATGCACTGCTTCAGCTTCTCCGCGCCTTCGGGTGTAACAGACGATTGCCAGAGATAGAGGCTCTTCAGATTCTTGAGCCCTTCGAGTTGGGCGAGACCCGCGTCGGTGACCTTGGTCGCGTAGAGGTTGAGGTACTCCAGGTGTTGGAGGCCTTTCAAGTGTTCGAGGCCCGCGTCGGTGATTCCAGTTTTCTCCAGGTGCAACGATGTGAGGTTTGGCAGCGAGGCAAGCTTGGCGAGGCCTGCGTCGGTGATTTTGGTCTCCGCGAGATTAAGCCACGTGACTTGGTCTTTGATGCCGTCGAGCGCGGCCAACTGGTCATCGGCGATGTTGGCTCCGACTATACGAAAGTTTACTTGTACGAGTGGGCTTTTCATGTCTAGCGGCATGGCCAGCGCGCCGGTGGAGCGAATGGCATCCAACGCTTCTTGTGATGCGGGTTGAACAGTCTTCTCCAATTCGTCGAGCACACTGACGGGAGCTGGTTGGCTTGGCGTCGTCTCGGGGGCTGGTGCAGGCTCCGGGGCTGGGGCCGGGGCTGACTCCGGTGCAGGGGCTGGGGCTGGCTCCGATGCGGGTACGGCGGCAAATGTTGCACCTTGCTCGATCCAGAGGCGAATGAGATCCGTTTGTTCTTTGGTGAGCGGGTCGCCTTTGGGCGGCATGATGTCTTCGTGGCCCGCGGGGAGTGTCACTCGTTTGTAGAGCGCGCTATCGTCGGGTTTGCCGGAGGTGATGACGGGGCCGTCTTCACCTCCCGCGGTAATGCACTCGGGCAGATCGAGCCGCAACCCCGCCTTCTGCTTTTCTGCTCCGTGGCAGGAGACGCAGCGTTCGGCGAAGATCGGCTTGACGGAGGCATCGAAGTTGACGGGAGCGGTTTGGTCTTGTGCGAAGACAGTCGCGGAGGCAAGAGACAGGACTAGGAGCGAATGCCAACGGAAGGAACACATACGTGTATGCATGGGAAACACCTTTCGCCAGGACTTGCAGTTGGGAGACATTGTAGATAGTGGCACGGGGTGGTGCAAGAAGAAGACACGGACGAACACGAACTGGCACGGACGAACACGGACTGCGAGGACTGGGGCTTTTGATTGGGCATGTGGAAAGGGCTACAGTCAGGTGACAGGGGAGCATGGTGTCCGAAAATGGGCGTTGTCCAATTGTTGGGGGGATGGGGAATGCAGTCGGTGAGAAGTCTCAGCGTGGTTTTGGGAGTAGGCCTCTTTTTCGCGCTGGCCGTGGGTTGGGCGGGTGAGGCAAACGAGCGTGTGCGATTCACGAACACGGTGGCGTCGATCACCAGTAAGAACCTTGTGCCGAATGGTTCGTTCGAGGTGGGCGAATGCGGGTGGTCGTCGTTGGGGCGAGGCGCGGGATTTGAAAACGCGTGGGCGCCGTTGGTACCGAATTGGGGTAATTTCGCGACGTTGCATGGTTCGGTGGAGACCTCGGGAGGCGCGGAGGGCAATGCATTTCTTCGCATACCACTTGGGGGCGAGAACACGCCGGAATTCAACTTTGACTATTTCAGGCCGGTGGTTCGCAAGGAGCTTCGGCCATTGGCGGCAAACCTTGGTTGGATCGAGGTGACGCCCGGCAAACCTCTCACGTTATCGGTGTATATGCGCGCATCGCGCGACGGAGTGCCGGCGCTATTCGGGGTACAGAACGAGGATCCCTCCGAGGGTTGGGGTAGCGCGCAGGAGGAGGTGTTGCAGGCCGTCACGCTGACGGCGGCATGGCAACGGTACAGTCACACGTTCTCTCCGAAATATCCGTTCTTGTTCGTGGTGGCGGGCCCGAACCTGGCGGAAGAGGAAACGGTGTTCGTCGATGTCGATGCCGTCCAGCTTGAGAAGGGGGACGCCGCAACGGAGTTTGCGCCGCGAAGCGGCCTGGAAATTGGCGTGGTTCCCGTTGCGCCAGCGGGAGTGTTTACAGTTGGCGAAACCGCCTCGCTGAAGATCGCCGCATACAATTCGGCATCGAAACCTGCCAACGCGGACATAGTGTTTGAAGCGACGGATTACTTTGGAGCGGCGGTGGATTTTCCGCCGGTGGATTTGGAGATACCGGCCAATTCGTCCATCGAGAAGATAGTCGAATTGCCGGATCAGCGGCAAGGGTTTTACCGCGTCACGGCGAAGTACGCGTGTGGAAAGAAGGAAGAGTCACGGCTGTTGCGTATCGCAATCGTGCCTGCGCAGTCGGACGAGGAAACGGTCATCGGGGTGAACCATGCGTATCCGACGGCGGAGTTGGTTGGGTTGGCGAAGAAGGCCGGGGTGAGTTGGTACCGCGATTGGTCGTTGAAGTGGCAGCACATCGAGCCGGAAAAGGGGCAGTACCGTTGGGACATCAGCGATCCGCAGATGAATCGTGTGGGCGCGCAGGGGGCGAAGTTGATGGCGATGATCCCCTTCCCTTCCGCGGATTGGAATTCGACCGCGCCAAGTCTGGAGGCCTTGCAGGCCGAATCGTCGCGGTATAAGGCGGGCGGCCAGGGCGATGATCAGGAGTTGATTCCGCGGGCGCGTTGGGCGTGGCCGCCGCAGGATGCGAACGAGCTGGCGGGGTTTGCGACGGCAGCGGTGGGCCGGTACAAGGAGCAGGTGCAGGTGTGGGAGTTTTTGAACGAACCACTTTTCACGCTGTATTCGTTGCCGGATTCGAGTGCCTTGAACAGCACGACGCTGAAGAGTTTCACGATTGACGATTATCTGAGACTCCTGCGTGTGGTTGCTCCGGCGATACGCGCGGCGAATCCGAACGCGCGGATCATGGGTGGACCGGGGATGTTCTTCTCAGGACGGTATACGATTCCGATGGTGGAGGCGGGGATACTCGACCTTGTGGATATCTATGGCGTTCACGACTATCCGGGGAAGGTGCCGCCGGAGGAGCGATTCTCGGATATCGAGGGATTGCGCACCGCGATGAAGGCGCACGGCGGGCCGAAGCCGATGTGGATGACAGAGTTTTCGTATTTCGGCACGGACGACTTGCCGCGCCAGCCGTTCCGGCCGATACCCGGGACGTTTTCGGAGCCGAGACTGCTTTCGGAGAAAGAAGTTGGGGATCGGATTGTGCGGTATAGCACGATTTTCCTTGGGAGGGGCGGCGAGAAGGTCTTTCTGCATTCGGGTTGCACGGGGTCGGTGAATAAGCCGGGAACGGAGAGTTGTCTGTTCGCTGACGGGGCCGTACGCAAGGCGTTTGTGGCGGTGGCAGTGTTCACTCAGTTGATGGGGCCAAAGCCGGAGTATGTAGAGGATGTCATTGATGCAGGTGGTTGCCATTGGTTTGCGTTCAGGAATGGGGATCGTGCGATCCATGTCCTGTGGGATCCTTCGGGAAACGCCACGGCGAAGACGCCTGAGGGCATGAAATGCCTGAATGTCATCGGGCAGGTAGTGGACACGCCCGAGGTGCGATTGAGCGAGTCTCCGATCTACTTTGTGGGACCGGCAGGGGATATAAGGAGGCCGGACATTGCATTGAAGGGAGGCTCTAAGTAGGAGCGCCTGATTCACAAGTGTTGCGCTCGTGGAAGCGCACGGAAAGGGCGCGTGGTATACTGCGATTGGCGTCCGAGATATGGTGAATGGAGGTATCCTATCGATGCGTGTGCAAACGTTCGTGGGGAAAGTGACATTCGAAGCCCTGCAGCAGATGGACGAACACATCAACCAGTGGATGGCGACGCACAACATCGAACCCAAGATGGTGACGCAGTCGTTTGGCTATGACAAGCCGCGCGAGGCGTGCGCGGAGGAGCCGGTCATCGTCACGAGCATCTGGTACTGACCCGCCGCAATATACAGAATCAGGAGCGCGCCTCGATGGTAATGGCAATGTCGTCGGCTTCGCGGAACTCTTCAGTCCTTGTCTGGCCTTGGTTGTCCGTGCGGTTTCTGCCTACGCTGTAGATGACGAACGAATCGTCGCCGGTGATGCGGTATGTGACGGGGAGATTGTATCCACTGATGCCGAAGGCATATCCCCTGCCAGCGTGCCCTCTACGGTCGTCGGTGGGACGCCGGAGGTATCCGAGGGTTTGGCGCTTCGGGGTCTCGAAGTCCGCGAAGATGTCGCGTGGGACTTCCGCGAGGTACGCGGGAACGAGCGCGTCCAGCGATTCGGGCAAGTGACCGTTGGCGAGGCGATAGCGCTCGGCAGCCAAGGCTGATTGCGCCATGGATAGGTACATGCGCGTCACCCACTCGGATTCATAGGAGCGACCGATTGCGGGGGCTAGTATGGCGGATCGGATTGACATGAATTGCGCAGTGCGAATGACTCCGTTTTCCCAGCTAAGCTCCCCCCCTCCAATAGGTAGGGCCGCTTCTTGCTTGCCCCATTCCAGGTATCCGTCGTAGAGCCGCAAGAGGGTCATACGTTCGGCCTCGGACGAGAAGAGCAAGTTGGGGATAATGACAACCGAGTCAAAGACGCCTTGTCTGTAGAGCCTGTCCCTCAGGGAGTGACCGGTGTTCCAGTCGGGATTGCTCCAGCTCCAAGGCATGCATGTGACACTCGTGATGCCAATGACGGATTCACCGACAAGACCGCGATCGAGAATTCGAGACTCACGTGTGGGAGGCAGTATTTGACCGAGAGTCTCCTGGAGGTGACGGAGGTCTGCATCGGATAAGGATGGAGCCGTGTTCACGATATGCTCGGAGGTTTTGGCTACTTGATTGCAGACAGATATGCGCGTCAACTGAGAAATGAGGATAGGCTCCATCGCCAGAGAATCTGCGAGGGGAAGTAGGGCGTCGAAGGAGCGTATGGCTTGATTGGAGTTGCCGGAGCGAGACCAATGGAATGCGTCGAGCATGAGCTGCAGACTCATCTCCCGCACCCCTGCAAGGTGGCTTAGCTCTGCCCACAGGCCTTGCGTAAGGTCAACGGGATATCGCGATTCGCCGGTTGCGTTTTGGGCAATGTCGTTCAGAGTTGGTGCGACATGCGAGGTGACCGATTGCCAGTAGTCTTCTGTGGTTCGCAGGATGTCCTCGGGTACGTTTCTGATCGAGGGGCAGTCGGCTCCACCGACTATGAGCAGGCGGTCAGCGATGGATTCTGGGGATGAGCCTGATGGAGAAGACGATGCAACTTTGCCTAAATTCGCGTTGAAGAATGCCTGATCGCGAGTTTCAAAATCCTGTATCACGGCGAGGTACTTGCCGGCCATGTTCCGGTCTGCAGGAACGGACGGGTACCAAGCATTCAGTTCGGACAGGGTGGCGGGATATCCCCGGCTGTGCCATAGCTTTGTAAATGCGGGTTGGGCGGGCCAAGACAGCCAGACGACGAATACTGCCGTGCATGCGGCGAATGTGTACGCCAGGACGGTGCGAGGGGAAGATGGGGTTTGTGCCGCAACGGGTGATTGAACACGTTTGGCGCTGTGACGTCGCCGGGAGGTATCGAGCAGCAAGGAGACGTATGGGAGCGGGACGAGCGCGGCGGCACCCAGGCACACTGCGACGCTGGCCATTAGACCCCAGAATGGGAGGAGGCCGCCTGAACTCGATTGTGGAACGGCACGAAACAGGAGGCCGGCCGTCAGTAGCCATGAAGCGCACGATACGGTAAGTGCGCGCGGCGTCAGGAGTCCGCGGCGATAGGCAATTGAGAGGGTGAGGATGAACATGGCCGCTACAAATGCGAAAGTGGCAATTTGGCCGATGGCGGCCGAATGTTCTATGTCCCAGGAATAGTCGATGCCGAGTACGCGAAGGACGTCCGCGAGGAGCGCCCAGATGACAACAAAGACGCCAATGGCGCTGACCAGCGTGACACTTACGGTGCGTGTGCCGATACCGAGAAATGCCCATGCGAGTATACCGAGGAAAACACCCCTGGACGCGTAGGACCAGATCACTTCGTGAATCGATGTCCCGCCGATGGCGAGGTCGTAGAGGACGACGTTGGGGAGATAGCCGCGGCCACCGAGGGCGTAGTGTACACAGAGAACGAGTAAGAGTGCCGGGACGAAGGCGATGAGGTTTGCTGCGATGCGGGCCTGGGCGAGTCCGGCGTCGCTAAGAGGTTGCAGGAAATGGAAGCCGGGGTTGCCGGTTTGACGGCGAATGCCGAGTACACCCGTGCGCTCGCCGTGCACGATGGCGCCGAGCAGGAAGGCGCCGAAGATGAGGACAGCGCCCGTCGTATCCATTGATGCATTGGCGGGCGAGTTGATTGAAATCAGGAATGTTGCAAGCGCCCACACGCCGAATGTGACGACGGGGATGATCCATGCGGTGCGCCGCAGCTCGAACCATGTCTGGGCGGAGAGCGGTGAGGTAAAGGCATGACTGCGCGCAGGCCAGTGTTTCGTGATGCGTTGCGGCCATTCCCAGATTTCAGGGATACCGACGCGGCGGCCGACACGGGCCGCTCCGACACTCGCGACGGAGAAACCGTAGGCAATGATGGAGACGCAGGCCGTGAAGACGAAGAGGGCGATAATCGCATGAGACTGCGTGGCGAGGACGGCGCTTATGGTGTCGTCGATATAACGGAAGGTAACGTAGACCACGACGAGAGCGAGCAGGAGCAGCGCGCTGGATAGGCCAGAAATGGGGGCGCGCATCCAGTCGGCGGTCTGGATCGCCAGATAGATGCAAGCGAATACGAGGGCAACCTGTATGCCCGGTGCTTGGCCGAAGATGAGATAGCAGCAAAGAAACGAGACCGCGGCCGAAAGCAGCACAAAGACGGTTCGCAGGGCGAGCGGTACGAGTACGGCGGCCCACGTGGGAATGGGCAGGCGCATAATGCGCTTGGAGAAGCCGCCGACGAGTTCCCCGGAATAGTCCGGGCTGAACACAAGCAGAAGGGCGGTCAGGAATGGGACCGCAAAGACGCCAGAAACCAGCAGTGAATCTTGAAGCGCGCGGGCATGGGGCATGTTCGTCCACTGGTACATGAACATGAAGGGGATGCTCATCATGGCGCAGGTGGCGGCGATAGCGCCACCGACGCGGCATTCTTCCCAGGTGAGGGCCTGCAATTTCGGGGCGAGTCCGGCGCCATCGTGTCGCATTGCGGCGGGTGCTGTCATGGCTGTTGGTTCCTTGGTTTTTGCCACCGGTTAGGCCACGTCTTGAATACCGCGGTCGCCCGCGACGCGGGCCACGAAAATGGCGTCGAGGGTGGGAACGGATTCTTCGAGAATACTTGCGCCTGCGCGGGTCAGTGCGGCGCGGGTGATATCGGCATCGCCGTGGGTAACAACGGCCCATTCGCGGCCTTCGCCTTCGGCAGAGAGGACGCCTGCGACTTTCGGAAATACCTTTACTTCCGTTTCGAAGGCGACGACACGGCGTTGGTGGGTGGCCTTGAGGTCGTCCATGGGCATGATGAGCGAGACGCGGCCTTCGTGGATCATCGCGACCTCGTCGACGACGCGTTCGACTTCGTCGAGGAGGTGCGAGGAGAAGACGACGGTGCGGCCTTCTTCGGCGACGGTTCGCATGACCACGGCGAGGATCTCTTTGCGGGCAACGGCATCGAGTCCCGAGGAGGGTTCGTCGAGCAGAAGCAGTTTGGGCCGGTGCGCGAGGGCGGCGAGCAGGCCGGCCTTGGCTTTTTCACCTCGCGAGAGGCTGCGGATTCTCGTGTTGGCATCGAGACGAAATTGCTGGCGGAGTTGTTCCGCGTAGCCTTGATCCCAATCGGGGAAGAAGGCTTGGGTGTAGCGCATGAGTTCTTTGACGCGCATCCAGCGTGGCAAGTCTCGGTCTTCAGAGAGGTAGCCAATCTGAGAGAGGACGGCGGTGGGGTCGCGCGTGGGGTCCGCGCCGAAGACGCGCACTTGGCCGTCCTGGGGGGTGAGCGCGCCGAGAAGGTGTTTCATCAGCGTGGTCTTGCCTGCGCCGTTTTCCCCCACCAGCCCAAAAACGCGGCCGGGTATGACTTCGAAGTTTACCCGGTCGAGGGCAACCTTCTTGCCGAAGCGGCACGTGAGGTTCTTGATGGTGATAATGGGTTCTGCACTCTGTTCCGTCATGACACGTGCGCTCCTTGTCCGTCGCCATTTCCTGCTTTGAGAGTCGCGTCGCATTCGCGCATCAGGGAGATCAGTTGTTCGAGGCCGTATCCGAGGTGCCGTCCTTCGACGAGCAGCGACTCGGTTCGTTGCTTGAGGATCTTTCGGCATTCGTCGTCGGTGTAGGGCGTGGCGCCAGCCGCGACGTAGGTGCCTGCACCGCGTTTCTTGTAAATGAGGCCCGCGACTTCGAGTTCGCGGTAGGCACGGACGACGGTGTTGGGGTTCAGGACGAGTTGGTGGGCAAGGGTGCGAACTGGGGGCAGTTCGCTGTCGGGTTGGAGGCGGCCTACGGCAATAAGGTGCTTAATCTGTTGCACCAATTGGAGATAGAGCGGCAGGCCGTCGTTTTGGTTCACGGATAAGTGCAACATGGTATGAAGGCTCCGCGCTGCGGCTTTTGTCCTCTGTATCGAAACTGTAATACAATTTGCGAATAAAGTCAAGGGGGAGAATGGGACCTATGGGACCCATGCGATCTATTCGGACGAGGTGGACGTGATGGACTAGGTGGACCAGTCCGTAGCAGTCGGAGAACGGTGTGGGATTGTATGGACTGAGTGAATTAATCGAATTGAAGTGAGGCTTGGGGTGTGGTGTTATAATATTGTGTTGGTTCTGCTATGCGTGGGGCGGCGGCTGGGGGTCGCAGTAATCGCTGACGGGCAACGCAATTGGACAGTCTCTGTATGGCTAATATTGACCTGACCTTGATGTTATTTCTGGCCCTCGCGAGTTTCTGGGTTCCACCTATTCAGTACGGGCTGCGATACGTTGGGGGAGCTTTCTTTCGGGGGCTGGCAGTGGCGTTGATCTTCTTTCCAGGAACGGTAATGACGGTTTTTGGAACGTATTTCGGAGCGGTATTCGACGACACGCTCACGTGGATAACCGTATGGAAGCAGCTCATCGGACCGGCGATTGGAGATACGTTTCTAGAATTCTGGGTTCTCACCGGATTCAATCTTACGGTGTGGGAAATATGCACTGTTATCCTCCGGCATCAATGCCGTTCGGTGGGCAAACCTTATGTCTACACATCGCGACGAGCCGTCTTGGGGAGCGTATTCGTCGTCTTGATAGTCACGGGCATTCCGACCCTCTATTTGTACAACTACAAGACCTTGCAGTACGCGGTGGAACATGGAGACCTTCTGCTCGCTGAGAAACGGCTCCAGAACAATCTACTTGGCGTAGACGCGAATACTGGCTACATCACACGAAGTTCCTCGGATGACACAGTCACCGAACCTCTACTCCCGATTGCGGCACGACGAGGCGATCTCGAGATGGTAAAGCTATT
Proteins encoded in this window:
- a CDS encoding DUF1549 domain-containing protein: MHTRMCSFRWHSLLVLSLASATVFAQDQTAPVNFDASVKPIFAERCVSCHGAEKQKAGLRLDLPECITAGGEDGPVITSGKPDDSALYKRVTLPAGHEDIMPPKGDPLTKEQTDLIRLWIEQGATFAAVPASEPAPAPAPESAPAPAPEPAPAPETTPSQPAPVSVLDELEKTVQPASQEALDAIRSTGALAMPLDMKSPLVQVNFRIVGANIADDQLAALDGIKDQVTWLNLAETKITDAGLAKLASLPNLTSLHLEKTGITDAGLEHLKGLQHLEYLNLYATKVTDAGLAQLEGLKNLKSLYLWQSSVTPEGAEKLKQCIAGLNVNLGVAVKADPKPEPDANLAKLAPFFDAESCCAKAFASAKACDHDCCKEAAAKGEVCAKCNPGAEAKKKVAALFDAESCCAKALATGNACGHDCCKEASAKGEVCLKCNPGAAEKQKAQTDAAQPAPPETAPPAEAPAAPAPAPEQPAQQPGEGPAPPAAPPAADAIPAKQTLTFNHDIRPILSDNCFRCHGPDRNARKANLRLDLREYAIADHGDETVIVPGNSSRSELVRRIMSDDPDLMMPPPSSEKQLSPAQREKLAKWIDEGATYEPHWAYIAPTHPEPPSVSNDTWIRNPIDRFILAKLDPAGLTPSPEADRRTLIRRLSFDLLGLPPKPEDVDAFIADTSPNAYENLVETLLASPHFGERMAVDWLDLVRYADTNGYHGDEFREVYAYRDYVINAFNQNKPFDQFTIEQLAGDLLPNATLEQKIASGYNRLNQLTAEGGAQPKEYIAKYAADRVRTTSSVWLASTMGCAECHDHKFDPFTMKDFYSLSAFFADIKEEPVYTAGGPWTPTLPLPTPEQSAELNRLDAHIASLKTALDTPTPELAVAQDAWEKDVLARIAAEKNDWLPLFPDRATAEHGTTLGAANDATITATGENPAQETYTLSFHTSQQGITGLRLEVFTDSSLPNGGLGRGNGNFVLTGFEVVASSNAAPDPASVAIGAAQADFE
- a CDS encoding ABC transporter ATP-binding protein, producing MTEQSAEPIITIKNLTCRFGKKVALDRVNFEVIPGRVFGLVGENGAGKTTLMKHLLGALTPQDGQVRVFGADPTRDPTAVLSQIGYLSEDRDLPRWMRVKELMRYTQAFFPDWDQGYAEQLRQQFRLDANTRIRSLSRGEKAKAGLLAALAHRPKLLLLDEPSSGLDAVARKEILAVVMRTVAEEGRTVVFSSHLLDEVERVVDEVAMIHEGRVSLIMPMDDLKATHQRRVVAFETEVKVFPKVAGVLSAEGEGREWAVVTHGDADITRAALTRAGASILEESVPTLDAIFVARVAGDRGIQDVA
- a CDS encoding GntR family transcriptional regulator, producing the protein MHLSVNQNDGLPLYLQLVQQIKHLIAVGRLQPDSELPPVRTLAHQLVLNPNTVVRAYRELEVAGLIYKKRGAGTYVAAGATPYTDDECRKILKQRTESLLVEGRHLGYGLEQLISLMRECDATLKAGNGDGQGAHVS
- a CDS encoding ankyrin repeat domain-containing protein; the protein is MANIDLTLMLFLALASFWVPPIQYGLRYVGGAFFRGLAVALIFFPGTVMTVFGTYFGAVFDDTLTWITVWKQLIGPAIGDTFLEFWVLTGFNLTVWEICTVILRHQCRSVGKPYVYTSRRAVLGSVFVVLIVTGIPTLYLYNYKTLQYAVEHGDLLLAEKRLQNNLLGVDANTGYITRSSSDDTVTEPLLPIAARRGDLEMVKLLLTHGADINRRGERIFRPVTEAVLACHYDVAEYLLEEGADPAEAMDYASRKNESDFLRLLLAHGGSPSLGLWEAVRCGRVEDLRLLLEHGATPLGIGGDGRTLLDVAGENETDECFQVLSHYTRDIRHPNEIIRSGTLSALELALGLGLDVNAEYPGRDGKPETMLACATRLGKQEFIDVLVKAGAKVDAGEASTQRDLPKGLR